One Triticum dicoccoides isolate Atlit2015 ecotype Zavitan chromosome 5B, WEW_v2.0, whole genome shotgun sequence genomic window carries:
- the LOC119306154 gene encoding wall-associated receptor kinase 3-like: protein MAHMAISFLKIILIASTAAALAAGGAAASPPAPAPMGMPGCHTICGNISVPYPFGMGPARCYWPGFNLTCDNTTTPPRLLLGGEGGILQVQYFSLFESSVLVKRTPGDVKIDRDGNGSIFSGGPDHGTYKIMISDDWSGGGNELVVLGCNVRATLKHGNATVSACSTLCGDDQPPEPMWSVPSRLESSMVCTGLGCCQAAIVAAAAAIGEVRVQLEWFGRNRSADEERMPTRMFVAKEGWFEKKHVSEPLLLQKPSAMGAMGIPVDYGVPVWLSWEVDTNISSSHGHGHVVCDQGTRGGYACRCDIYYEGNPYIPDGCQDIDECEFHPCLDDGVCTNKDGGFDCGCPPGTHGNNSVPGGCIPFVSITQAEGDMCGRKCGDVDVLYPFGIGPSHCYRPGFNLTCDYPSGKLPRLLLDRFGIFQVQEISLPDTTLRVTSSFAVIEANSKNDFGFDFNNYFTSRGGVLYSLSTRNELILSGCNVQATLHGLDNDASIISGCTSFCSESDVSAGRVPIARNKNCYGMGCCQARISEPLDGGMPGMLSLKFADMNNFPDNMSRPPYALIAEEGWFDNRLVSDQQTRALQNKLRFAPKVRIVVDWKVLPSESVGLHDLRDHAKSSSGLNCTMDVAANICKSKHSRCIPAGTNTGYSCQCWEGYQGNPYEPHGCKGDHISSKGIFAAIIGVSCGTGLVILILSSYIVSKKVKHRRVQVLKHKFFKQNHGQLLQQLVAQSVGIAESMIITLEELEKATHNFDNDLVIGGGGHGTVYKGILSNQRIVAIKKPKKVVQKEIDEFINEVVILSQINHRNVVKLFGCCLETEVPMLVYDFISNGTLYEHLHVEGPRSLSWGDRLRIAIETSKSLAYLHSAAAIPIIHRDVKSANILLDDTLTAKVADFGASRYIPMEKSGLETRAQGTRGYWDPMYFYTGRLTEKSDVYSFGVVLVELLTRQKPSSYLSSNDESLVVHFVTLFAEGNLPHILDPQVIEEGGKEVEEVAAIAIACVKLSGEDRPTMRQVELTLEGVRTSEGHVLHNAVAKEAHSNDIEVGVQSNKSVRKDNEGSTRQYSMEEEFILSASCPR, encoded by the exons ATGGCGCACATGGCCATCTCattcttgaagatcatcctcatagCGAGCACGGCCGCGGCGCTCGCCGCCGGTGGAGCAGCAGCTTCTCCTCCGGCTCCGGCGCCGATGGGGATGCCGGGATGCCACACCATATGTGGCAACATCAGCGTGCCGTACCCGTTCGGCATGGGACCGGCCAGGTGCTACTGGCCGGGGTTCAATCTTACCTGCGACAATACTACCACCCCGCCGCGGCTCCTACTCGGCGGCGAAGGAGGCATCCTCCAAGTGCAGTATTTCAGCCTCTTCGAGTCGTCGGTGCTCGTCAAACGCACCCCCGGCGACGTAAAGATCGACCGTGACGGCAACGGCTCAATATTCTCCGGAGGGCCTGACCACGGGACCTACAAGATCATGATCTCAGACGACTGGTCAGGCGGCGGGAACGAACTCGTCGTGTTGGGATGCAATGTGCGAGCGACGCTGAAACACGGCAACGCCACTGTCAGCGCCTGCTCCACACTGTGCGGCGACGACCAACCCCCTGAGCCCATGTGGTCCGTACCGTCCAGGCTCGAGAGCAGCATGGTTTGCACCGGGCTCGGCTGCTGCCAGGCGGCCATCGTCGCCGCGGCAGCGGCTATCGGCGAGGTCCGGGTGCAGCTAGAGTGGTTCGGCCGGAATCGCAGCGCCGACGAGGAACGGATGCCCACGCGCATGTTCGTCGCCAAGGAGGGGTGGTTCGAGAAGAAACACGTTTCCGAACCACTGCTGCTTCAGAAACCGTCGGCTATGGGAGCAATGGGTATCCCCGTGGACTACGGCGTTCCCGTGTGGCTCAGCTGGGAGGTCGACACCAACATTTCTTCTTCCCATGGGCATGGCCACGTCGTATGCGACCAGGGTACACGAGGAGGATATGCATGCCGCTGCGACATTTACTACGAAGGCAACCCCTATATCCCCGACGGATGCCAAG ATATCGACGAGTGTGAGTTTCATCCATGCCTTGATGACGGTGTATGTACCAATAAAGACGGAGGGTTTGACTGCGGTTGCCCACCAGGAACCCATGGCAACAATTCCGTACCCGGTGGCTGCATCCCTTTTGTCTCCATCACAC AAGCGGAAGGTGATATGTGCGGAAGGAAATGTGGAGACGTCGATGTACTATACCCGTTTGGCATCGGTCCGTCCCACTGCTACCGGCCAGGCTTCAACCTCACCTGTGACTACCCAAGCGGCAAGCTCCCTCGGTTATTACTCGATAGATTCGGAATCTTCCAAGTTCAAGAGATCTCCCTTCCAGACACCACTCTGCGTGTTACTAGCTCATTCGCCGTCATCGAAGCTAACTCCAAAAATGACTTTGGTTTTGATTTCAACAACTATTTCACAAGCCGAGGGGGTGTGCTCTACTCGTTGTCCACCCGTAATGAGCTCATCCTCTCAGGGTGTAATGTTCAGGCGACACTACATGGGCTTGACAATGATGCGTCCATCATCAGCGGCTGCACCAGCTTCTGCTCCGAGAGCGATGTCAGTGCCGGAAGGGTGCCAATTGCGAGAAACAAGAATTGCTACGGCATGGGTTGTTGCCAGGCACGCATTTCTGAGCCCTTGGATGGCGGCATGCCTGGCATGTTGAGCCTCAAGTTTGCCGACATGAACAATTTCCCGGATAACATGTCACGACCCCCGTATGCTCTGATAGCGGAGGAGGGGTGGTTCGACAATCGTCTTGTCTCTGACCAACAGACGCGTGCGCTTCAAAACAAGTTGAGATTTGCGCCAAAGGTTCGTATTGTTGTAGATTGGAAAGTGCTGCCATCTGAATCAGTAGGCTTACACGACTTACGTGATCATGCGAAGTCGTCATCGGGTCTAAATTGTACCATGGACGTAGCTGCTAACATCTGCAAGAGCAAGCATAGCAGGTGCATACCAGCTGGGACAAACACAGGCTATTCTTGCCAGTGTTGGGAGGGCTACCAAGGCAACCCCTACGAGCCTCATGGATGCAAAG GTGACCACATCTCATCTAAAG GTATATTTGCCGCCATTATAGGAGTTTCATGCGGGACAGGTCTAGTTATTTTGATTCTATCATCATACATTGTTTCAAAGAAAGTGAAGCATCGGAGAGTACAAGTGTTAAAACATAAGTTTTTCAAGCAGAATCATGGTCAATTGTTGCAACAACTGGTAGCTCAAAGTGTCGGTATTGCAGAAAGTATGATCATAACGTTGGAAGAGCTAGAGAAGGCAACACACAATTTCGACAATGATCTTGTGATTGGTGGTGGAGGGCATGGTACTGTTTACAAAGGAATTTTATCAAATCAACGTATTGTAGCCATCAAGAAACCAAAGAAGGTGGTTCAGAAGGAGATTGATGAGTTTATAAATGAGGTTGTGATCTTATCACAGATCAACCATAGGAATGTGGTAAAACTCTTTGGTTGTTGCCTTGAAACTGAAGTCCCAATGTTGGTCTATGATTTCATATCCAATGGAACACTTTATGAGCATCTTCATGTCGAAGGACCAAGATCATTATCGTGGGGTGACAGACTTCGTATAGCCATTGAAACATCAAAATCTTTGGCATATCTTCACTCAGCCGCTGCAATACCTATCATCCATAGAGATGTCAAGTCTGCTAACATACTTTTGGATGATACTCTAACAGCAAAAGTAGCAGACTTTGGAGCATCAAGGTACATTCCCATGGAGAAATCTGGTTTAGAAACAAGGGCTCAAGGTACAAGAGGATACTGGGACCCGATGTACTTTTACACTGGGCGCCTCACGGAGAAAAGTGATGTTTACAGTTTTGGAGTTGTCCTTGTGGAACTACTAACCAGGCAGAAACCGTCTTCATATTTGTCCTCAAATGACGAGAGTCTTGTTGTACATTTTGTTACTTTGTTTGCGGAAGGGAATTTGCCCCATATATTAGACCCACAAGTCATCGAGGAAGGAGGCAAAGAAGTCGAAGAAGTGGCTGCTATTGCCATAGCATGTGTAAAATTAAGTGGAGAGGATCGTCCAACCATGAGGCAAGTGGAGTTGACACTAGAAGGCGTCCGTACATCTGAGGGGCATGTTTTACATAATGCGGTGGCTAAGGAAGCTCACAGTAATGATATTGAAGTAGGTGTTCAATCTAATAAATCAGTTAGAAAAGATAATGAGGGGTCGACAAGACAGTATAGTATGGAAGAAGAGTTCATACTATCTGCAAGTTGTCCTCGGTAG